The DNA region CCGACGAGAAAACAGGATCCGGGACCGAAATTTCCATGGAAGAAACTTTACGACGATTACCAAATCGGTATGTGGTACGACGAAGCTACCAAGCAAAATTTCTATGCTGCGGCTCAGCTTGAAGATTACACCTTGCAGATGACGGTTCCTTCGTTTGTGTTTAAGGTTCAGGCAGCTTTCAAGACTTTTGGATATGATCTGCAACCTTCAGGAATGGTGGACGACGCGACCAAGAAAACCATTGAGGCGTTCCAATACCATTTCCGACCGGAGAAATACGACGGCGTTGTGGATGCTGAAACCTGGGCGATTTTGCAGGCATTGAATCAAAAGTATCCCAACAAGTAGTCATAAATCACAGATTATCAGTTAAATTCGGGCGAACAAATCGTCCGTTTTTAGTATAGCCATTAATAAAGTCAATTTTAGAAATCCACTTTTTAATCTTATCTTTTCATCAAATTTATTTTATGGAAAATTTCAGAAATGAAAGCGATTTGCTGGGTACGCTGCAGGTTCCGGCAAATGCCTATTACGGAGTCCAGACTCAGCGTGCGATCGATAATTTCAAAATTTCAGGGCAGCATCTTTCGTCATACCCCCATTTTATTGCAGCATTGGGAATGGTCAAAAAAGCCGCCGCAAAAACCAATTACGAATTAGGAATGCTCGATGAGCAGCTTTACCTAAAAATTGCTGAAACCTGTGATGAACTGGTTGCAGGAAAACTTCACGGCGAATTCCCTATCGATATGATTCAGGGAGGTGCAGGAACTTCCGTTAATATGAATGCGAACGAGGTGATCGCAAACCGTGTTCTGGAAAAACTGGGCAAGGAAAAAGGCGATTATCAGTTTTGCTCGCCAAACGACCATATCAACCTTTCTCAGTCAACAAATGATGCTTACCCAACTTCGATCAAGATCGCGTTGCTGAATATGAATATTGAGCTGGTTGAAAAACTGAAGAAAATCGTTGCAGCGTTCCGCGAAAAAGGGAAGGAGTTTTCTAATGTGATCAAAATGGGAAGAACCCAGCTTCAGGACGCAGTTCCGATGACTTTGGGACAGGAGTTCGAAGCATATGCAGCCAATCTTGAAGAAGATATTTCCAAACTCAACGCCAACGCTAATCTTTTCGTAGAAATCAATATGGGTGCAACTGCGATTGGAACGGGTTTAAACGCACCGGTTGGTTACGCAGAATTGTGCGCCAAAAATTTAGCCCAGATCAGCGGATTTCCAATTGTTTCCGCACCTAATTTGGTCGAGGCAACTCCTGATACCGGTTCTTACGTCATCTATTCATCGGCAATGAAGCGACTTGCCGTGAAGCTTTCAAAAATCTGCAACGACCTCCGTTTGCTTTCATCAGGACCGAGAGCAGGATTCTTCGAAATCAATCTGCCACCGATGCAGCCAGGTTCTTCGATTATGCCCGGAAAAGTAAATCCTGTAATTCCAGAGGTGGTGAATCAGGTTTGCTATAAAGTGATTGGAAATGATTTGACGGTGACTTTCGCTTCCGAAGCGGGACAGCTTCAACTGAACGTGATGGAGCCGGTTCTTTCGCACGCCATCATGGAAAGTAATATTTTCCTCGGTAATGCGATCGACACATTACGTGAAAAATGTATTAAAGGAATCACTGCTAATAAAGACGTTTGCCTGAATATGGTGAAGAACAGCATCGGAATTGTTACCGCACTCAATCCGTACATCGGGTACAAAAATTCAACGGAAATTGCGAAGGAAGCTTTGGAAACCGGAAAAAGTGTTTACGATCTCGTTCTTGAAAAAGGCGTGCTTTCTCAGGAGAAACTCGACGAAATTCTTGATCCTGCAAATATGTTGAATCCACATCATTTTTAAAATAAAAAAATTGCTCACTCTAAAAGGAACTTAATGAAGAAAATTTTAACGACCATTACTTTAACCGCAACATTATTGATGACCAGCGCACAAAAATTTGAAACCAGACAAATTACCGACAAATCCGGCTATTCCTACGAAACCGTGGAAGGCGACAAAAACGGAGTTCGGATTTATACCTTAAAAAACGGATTGAAAGTGTACCTCGCCAAAAACGACGACGCTCCCAGAATCCAAACCTACATTCCGGTCAGAACGGGAAGCAACAACGATCCCGCCGACAACACTGGATTGGCTCACTATCTGGAACACATGATGTTCAAAGGAACCTCAAATCTCGCGTCCGGAAACTGGGCAAAAGAGAAACCGCTCTTAGACGAGATTTCGGAACTTTACGAGCAGCACAAAGCCGAGAAAGATCCTGAAAAGAAAAAAGCCATCTACAAAAAAATCGATGAGATTTCGCAGGAAGCGAGCAAGTACGCGATCGCAAACGAATACGACAAAGCGATTTCTTCTTTGGGAGCAACCGGAACCAACGCACACACCTGGCTTGATGAAACGGTTTATAAAAACAATATTCCCAATAACGAGCTTGAAAAATGGCTCAAAGTGGAGAAGGAGCGGTTTTCTGAACTTGTTCTGCGATTGTTCCACACTGAGCTTGAGGCGGTTTATGAAGAATTCAACCGTGCGCAGGATAATGACAGCCGACTTGTAAATTATGAGCTAATGGACGCGCTGTTTCCGAAACATCCGAACGGACAGCAAACCACGATCGGGAAGTCGGACCACCTGAAAAATCCTTCGATGGTGGCGATTCATAAATATTTCGACACCTATTACGTTCCCAACAATTACGCAATGGTTTTGGTAGGCGATCTGGATTTCGACAAGACCATCAAATTGGTGGATGAGTATTTTGGTGGATTCAAATTCAGCGAACTTCCAAAGAAAGAAACGATTACCGAAGAACCGATGACCAAGATTGTGGAGCGAACTGTGAAAAGTCCTTCCGCACCTCGACTTCAGTTAGCGTGGAGAACGGATTCCTACGGAACAAACGGAGCGCGTCTTGCAGATATGGTCGCCAATATTTTGACCAATTCGGGGGAATCTGGTTTGATCGACCTTAACATTAACCAAAAACAAAAAGCGTTGAGAGCATTTGCTTACGCTTCTCCATTCAAAAACTATGGAAATTTTTCGATGGTGATTGTTCCTAAAAACGACCAAAGTTTGGATGATGCCAAAAAACTTTTGCTCGAACAAATAGATTTGGTGAAGAAAGGCGACTTCCCGGACTGGTTGATTCCTTCGATTGTAAATGACATGAAGATTCAACGGATGAAGAGTTTCGAAACAGCTGATGGACTTGCTACAACGCTTTACCAAACCTATATCGGAAACCAATCTTGGGAAAATGAACTGAACGAACTTAACGAATATTCCAAAATCACCAAAGCCGATGTGGTGAAGTTTGCCAACGATTTCTTTAAAGATAATTATGTCGTTATTAAGAAAGAAAAAGGCGTGAACGACAAACTCGTGCGCGTTGAAAATCCAGGGATTACTCCTGTGAAAATTAATCGTGATGCACAATCGCCTTTCCTGAAAGAAGTGATGGGAATTACACCTGCCGAAATCAAACCGCAGTTTGTGGACTACGCGAAAGCCATTAAAACAGATAAAATCGGCGACAAGAAAGCCAGCTTTGTCAACAACAAGTAC from Chryseobacterium suipulveris includes:
- a CDS encoding M16 family metallopeptidase; this encodes MKKILTTITLTATLLMTSAQKFETRQITDKSGYSYETVEGDKNGVRIYTLKNGLKVYLAKNDDAPRIQTYIPVRTGSNNDPADNTGLAHYLEHMMFKGTSNLASGNWAKEKPLLDEISELYEQHKAEKDPEKKKAIYKKIDEISQEASKYAIANEYDKAISSLGATGTNAHTWLDETVYKNNIPNNELEKWLKVEKERFSELVLRLFHTELEAVYEEFNRAQDNDSRLVNYELMDALFPKHPNGQQTTIGKSDHLKNPSMVAIHKYFDTYYVPNNYAMVLVGDLDFDKTIKLVDEYFGGFKFSELPKKETITEEPMTKIVERTVKSPSAPRLQLAWRTDSYGTNGARLADMVANILTNSGESGLIDLNINQKQKALRAFAYASPFKNYGNFSMVIVPKNDQSLDDAKKLLLEQIDLVKKGDFPDWLIPSIVNDMKIQRMKSFETADGLATTLYQTYIGNQSWENELNELNEYSKITKADVVKFANDFFKDNYVVIKKEKGVNDKLVRVENPGITPVKINRDAQSPFLKEVMGITPAEIKPQFVDYAKAIKTDKIGDKKASFVNNKYNDVAQVFFIYPFGGDHDKELGLATQVLQYLGTDKLTPEQLKQEFFKLGITNDFRTAPDQLIISLTGLEENMPKGIELLKNWMQNAKPDEKVYIDYVQTILESREVAKKDKNRIMNALSNYAKFGKDSRMTDVVSKDRLNSIKSVEMTQKIQNLLKMPYQIFFYGNDFGKFKNYAKSFVEKETLKVPARKIYPEPATTGKVFFTNYDMVQTEMSKIGRGSDVNTENFGKINVFNEYFGRGLSSIVFQEIRESKSLAYTAYVSYAANNELKHPDYVTTYIGTQANKLPQAVNAMDELMANLPQIPAQFENARNSALKQIASQRITRTNIFFSQLNLQKLGISTDFRKNIYSQIEKLTLKDLTDYYNSTIKPLQYNTAIIGKKENLDMDAMNKMGTFHEVTLEEIFGY
- the aspA gene encoding aspartate ammonia-lyase; this translates as MENFRNESDLLGTLQVPANAYYGVQTQRAIDNFKISGQHLSSYPHFIAALGMVKKAAAKTNYELGMLDEQLYLKIAETCDELVAGKLHGEFPIDMIQGGAGTSVNMNANEVIANRVLEKLGKEKGDYQFCSPNDHINLSQSTNDAYPTSIKIALLNMNIELVEKLKKIVAAFREKGKEFSNVIKMGRTQLQDAVPMTLGQEFEAYAANLEEDISKLNANANLFVEINMGATAIGTGLNAPVGYAELCAKNLAQISGFPIVSAPNLVEATPDTGSYVIYSSAMKRLAVKLSKICNDLRLLSSGPRAGFFEINLPPMQPGSSIMPGKVNPVIPEVVNQVCYKVIGNDLTVTFASEAGQLQLNVMEPVLSHAIMESNIFLGNAIDTLREKCIKGITANKDVCLNMVKNSIGIVTALNPYIGYKNSTEIAKEALETGKSVYDLVLEKGVLSQEKLDEILDPANMLNPHHF